The DNA sequence CGAGGATGCTTGCGTCCGTTGCGGTACCTGTTACGACAAGTGCCCCTTCGACGCGATCCTCAAGCTCTAGTCCCGGGAGGTTCGAACAGATGAGTCAAATTACCCTGACCATAGACGGAAAAATCTGTAATGGGTCGGCGGGGCAGACCATCCTAGAGGTTGCCCGGGCCAACGATATATATATCCCCACCCTCTGCTACCTAGAGGGGCTCTCTCCTATAGGAGCCTGCCGTATGTGCGTCGTAGAGGTGGAGGGGAACGCGAAGCTTCTCACGTCCTGTACCACTCCCGCCAACGACGGGATGGTGGTCCATACCGCGACGGATAAGCTGAAGGCGTACCGTAAGGAGATTCTGGAGCTCATGTTCGCCGGCAGAAACCATTTCTGCATGTTCTGTTCCCAGAGCGGCGACTGCGAGCTTCAGCGTCTTGCCATAGAGCACGGAATGGACAGCGTCCGCTATCCCTTCCTGTACGCTCCCTTTCACAACGATACCAGCAAAGAGACCATTCAGATGGACCATAACCGGTGCATCCTTTGCCTTCGTTGTATCAGGGTCTGTGCTGAAAAGGTCGGTGCCCATACCCTCGACCTGGAGAAGAGAGGTTGGAATACCAACGTCGTCGCCGATCTCGGCCAGCTTCTGGGACAGAGCGAGAGCTGCGTAGATTGCGGCGCCTGTGCTCAGGTCTGTCCCACCGGTGCTATAACTATAAGGGACTTCGTCTACAGAGGCAGAAGAAACGACTGCGACGACGTGGTGGAGAGTGTATGTCCCCTCTGTTCCATGGGATGCAAGATCAAGGCCTACGTGAGAACCGGAAGCGTCACCAGGGTCGAAGGTACCGAAACCTCGTCTCCCGACGGAGGTCAGCTCTGTTTCAAGGGGCGCTGGGAGCTTCCCAAGTCCACCGAGCGAGACAGGGTCGCGGTTCCCATGATAAGGGAGGGGTCGTCCTTCAGAGAGGCATCCTGGGAGGAAGCACTCGATCTGGTCGCGACCAAGATAAAGGGTTCTGCCAAGGACAAGGTTGGGGCCCTCGTGTCCGATCTCAGCTCCAACGAGGATCTCTCCAGCTATGCGGCTCTATTCAGGTACGGCCTCAGGCTTGGTAAATTCGACGTCTTCAACGGCGACGTATCCAGAGGCTTCCTAAAGGGTATGGAGCCGGTGGCCATGCAGAAGGTTCGTCCCTTTACAGCAGCTCACAACATTCTCGAGTCCGATGTCATAATGACTGTAGGTGCCGATCCTCAGAAAGAGGCTCCCGTCGTGGCCAGTTACGTGAGAGTAGGTGCCATAAAGAACGGGGCTTCCGTGATCAACGTCTCCGGCGACGGAGCGCCTTTCCCCGGAGTAACCGATTCCGATCTCAGGGTAGACGAGTCGGATATGGAGTCTTTCCTCGGCGGCCTCTGTGCGATGGTGGCCGATGTGAAGTCCGGCAAGGACATAGATACCTCGAAACTGGCCGATCGTTTCGATCTCGACGCGGCTTCGGTGTGCGAGGCGGTCAAGCTTCTGGCCGGTGCGAAAAAACCGGTTTTCGTGGTCGGTAGAAAAGCGGCCAAGTTCCCCAAGGCCGTTACCGCTGTGACCAACGTGGCCATAGTCTCCGGCGGGACCTTCGACGACGGGCTGGCGGTGGTTCCTCTGATGACCAGCGGCAACAGTCTCGGAACCCTTCACTCCATGCTGGGGCAGGAGTCCTGGCTGGGAGAAGGGGACCTGGACGTCCTGTTCGTATCGTCGACCGGACTGGTCGACGAAGACCCGGATACGCTGGATGCCATGACCAAGAGTCGTTTTACCGTAGTTCACACTCCTTTCATGGTTCATCCTCTGGTGAACATGGCCGATGTCATCCTGCCGGCACAGGCTTGGTTCGAGGTCGGAGGGCATTACTGCAGTCTCGAGGGAGAGAGCAGAAAGGCCGAGGTCATAGTGAAGCCCGGCGACGAGAGGCTCGGGGTAGACGAGGTCGTAAGCGGATTGGCCGAAAGGCTTGGCGTGACCCTCGACAGGTCTTGTTCCGTCGGGCCCTGCGAGAGCGTCTTCCTGTCCGATGTAGCTCCGGACAAGGCTAAGACCGTGGAACTGTAGGGGGGCTGGATCATGTCGAAACCAAAGGTCGCCACAGTATGGCTCGAGGCCTGTGCCGGATGCCATATGT is a window from the Dethiosulfovibrio russensis genome containing:
- a CDS encoding molybdopterin-dependent oxidoreductase — its product is MSQITLTIDGKICNGSAGQTILEVARANDIYIPTLCYLEGLSPIGACRMCVVEVEGNAKLLTSCTTPANDGMVVHTATDKLKAYRKEILELMFAGRNHFCMFCSQSGDCELQRLAIEHGMDSVRYPFLYAPFHNDTSKETIQMDHNRCILCLRCIRVCAEKVGAHTLDLEKRGWNTNVVADLGQLLGQSESCVDCGACAQVCPTGAITIRDFVYRGRRNDCDDVVESVCPLCSMGCKIKAYVRTGSVTRVEGTETSSPDGGQLCFKGRWELPKSTERDRVAVPMIREGSSFREASWEEALDLVATKIKGSAKDKVGALVSDLSSNEDLSSYAALFRYGLRLGKFDVFNGDVSRGFLKGMEPVAMQKVRPFTAAHNILESDVIMTVGADPQKEAPVVASYVRVGAIKNGASVINVSGDGAPFPGVTDSDLRVDESDMESFLGGLCAMVADVKSGKDIDTSKLADRFDLDAASVCEAVKLLAGAKKPVFVVGRKAAKFPKAVTAVTNVAIVSGGTFDDGLAVVPLMTSGNSLGTLHSMLGQESWLGEGDLDVLFVSSTGLVDEDPDTLDAMTKSRFTVVHTPFMVHPLVNMADVILPAQAWFEVGGHYCSLEGESRKAEVIVKPGDERLGVDEVVSGLAERLGVTLDRSCSVGPCESVFLSDVAPDKAKTVEL